The Flavobacteriaceae bacterium 3519-10 genome includes a window with the following:
- a CDS encoding periplasmic binding protein produces the protein MKWQFLLVFTVFSLICCKKEQQVNPAKWEKISHHVQIQPYPDGFKLRSGKFTYNISASTLPYKKVILLNASLVGYFTELGLENKIIGISSPEYIYSQKVKDLISSGVIQNIGNEQKYDVEKIIALKPDVIFTNYVASFDNTYDLVRKNGVEIIFLDEYLEQNPLEKSKYLLVFGKLLGNYEGAASRFNEIRASYDFLKNLSKKEATKPVVLANEMYGNQWFLPGGQSNLATFIADANAQYINAENPDSKAVPVSFEEVFAKAESAEFWVNVGNHRSKKELLQINPNYAKMNVYNNGKLFTVSGRERGKSNDYFESGVVRADLVLTDYIRIFHPDLLPNYQLTYLKALK, from the coding sequence ATGAAATGGCAATTTTTATTAGTTTTTACAGTTTTTTCTTTGATTTGCTGTAAAAAAGAACAACAGGTTAATCCCGCAAAATGGGAAAAGATTTCTCATCACGTTCAAATTCAACCTTATCCGGACGGTTTTAAATTAAGATCGGGAAAATTCACTTACAACATTAGCGCTTCTACATTACCCTACAAAAAAGTGATTTTATTGAATGCAAGTTTGGTTGGCTATTTTACAGAGCTTGGTTTGGAAAATAAAATTATCGGTATTTCCAGTCCGGAATATATTTATTCACAGAAAGTTAAAGATCTAATTTCTTCAGGAGTTATTCAGAATATTGGAAACGAGCAGAAATATGATGTAGAAAAAATCATTGCGTTAAAACCAGATGTTATTTTTACCAATTACGTCGCAAGCTTCGATAATACTTATGACTTAGTTAGAAAGAATGGCGTCGAAATTATTTTTCTCGATGAATATCTTGAGCAGAATCCGCTAGAAAAATCGAAATATCTGTTGGTTTTCGGTAAACTTTTGGGCAATTACGAAGGCGCTGCTTCACGGTTTAATGAAATTCGGGCTTCTTACGATTTCCTTAAGAATTTAAGTAAAAAAGAAGCTACAAAACCTGTTGTCCTCGCAAACGAAATGTACGGAAATCAATGGTTTTTGCCGGGCGGACAATCAAACCTTGCAACTTTTATCGCCGATGCAAACGCGCAGTACATCAATGCCGAAAATCCAGATTCTAAAGCGGTTCCCGTCAGTTTCGAAGAGGTTTTTGCAAAAGCTGAAAGTGCTGAGTTTTGGGTTAACGTCGGTAACCACCGAAGCAAAAAAGAACTGCTTCAGATCAACCCGAATTACGCAAAGATGAATGTCTACAATAACGGTAAACTATTCACGGTAAGCGGCCGGGAACGGGGTAAGTCGAATGATTATTTCGAGAGCGGAGTGGTGCGTGCGGATCTGGTGCTGACAGATTACATACGCATTTTTCACCCTGATCTTTTGCCTAATTATCAGTTAACTTACCTCAAAGCACTTAAATAA
- a CDS encoding Glycerol-3-phosphate dehydrogenase (NAD(P)+) encodes MAKRETEPEKVIGVIGSGSFATAIVKMLAENSKSVHWCVRNEFVKGAIELRHHNPTYLTAVKFNVKNLRLTTDVNELVSACDIVVLATPSIYLSDSLEKMTCDYSGKIFVSAIKGIVPKVNDVVAHYLRDEFKIGFRSQAVIAGPCHAEEVAMERLSYVTIATIKENQKILSRKFASHFIKVNCSADILGNEYSAILKNIYAVGAGIASGLGYGDNFTAVFVTNAIREMEVFLEEIHEMPRDVNESAYLGDLLVTAYSLFSRNRSLGNLIGKGYTVKSAIQSMNMIAEGYYAADSIYKTSQEKKMNTPIIDAVYRILYEEKNAEQEFKNLTKVLN; translated from the coding sequence ATGGCAAAAAGGGAGACCGAACCGGAAAAAGTAATTGGCGTGATCGGAAGTGGCAGTTTTGCAACCGCGATCGTAAAAATGCTCGCAGAAAACAGTAAATCTGTACACTGGTGTGTCCGCAACGAATTCGTTAAAGGCGCCATCGAACTTCGGCATCACAACCCCACTTACCTCACCGCCGTAAAGTTCAATGTAAAAAACCTTCGGCTGACGACGGATGTGAATGAGTTGGTTTCGGCCTGCGACATCGTGGTGCTTGCAACACCTTCGATCTATCTTTCCGATTCTTTGGAAAAGATGACCTGCGATTACAGCGGAAAGATTTTCGTGTCTGCGATTAAGGGAATTGTACCGAAGGTGAATGATGTTGTCGCCCATTACCTCCGCGATGAATTTAAGATTGGCTTCCGCAGCCAGGCGGTAATTGCAGGACCTTGCCACGCCGAAGAAGTCGCGATGGAAAGGCTTTCTTACGTCACCATCGCGACCATCAAAGAAAACCAGAAGATACTGAGCCGCAAGTTTGCGTCACATTTTATAAAGGTGAACTGTTCGGCCGATATTCTGGGGAATGAGTACAGCGCTATTCTTAAAAATATATATGCCGTGGGTGCCGGAATTGCGAGTGGCCTTGGATACGGCGATAACTTTACAGCCGTTTTCGTAACCAATGCGATCCGCGAGATGGAAGTTTTTCTTGAAGAAATACACGAAATGCCACGCGACGTTAATGAAAGTGCATATCTGGGTGACCTTCTGGTAACTGCCTATTCACTTTTCTCGCGTAACCGCAGTTTGGGAAACCTCATTGGTAAAGGCTACACCGTGAAATCCGCGATACAATCGATGAACATGATTGCTGAAGGTTATTACGCCGCAGATTCAATTTACAAAACATCGCAGGAAAAAAAGATGAACACACCAATAATTGATGCTGTTTACCGGATATTATACGAAGAAAAAAACGCAGAGCAGGAATTTAAGAATCTTACGAAAGTACTGAATTAA
- a CDS encoding Monofunctional biosynthetic peptidoglycan transglycosylase: MPLMWKKLKKLIYVIVLANILFIVWGKFFNPPITVTQIGGILDFGKLKRDYISYDEMGSHVKKAVIASEDQAFYSHNGFDYKAIEKAMKSNQDGKKLRGGSTISQQTAKNVFLWQGRSWLRKGLETVYTFIIELVWGKDVILERYLNSIEMGRGVFGVEAAADYYFNKSAKDLTKSEAAWIATILPNPKKHDPKNPSAYLQKKHRWIMRQMNNVSLK, from the coding sequence TTGCCTCTTATGTGGAAAAAACTCAAAAAACTGATTTACGTAATCGTTCTTGCCAACATTCTGTTTATTGTTTGGGGCAAATTTTTCAACCCGCCCATCACGGTAACCCAAATTGGCGGCATCCTTGATTTCGGTAAACTCAAACGCGATTATATTTCTTACGACGAAATGGGCAGCCATGTGAAAAAAGCCGTGATCGCTTCAGAAGATCAGGCGTTTTATTCGCACAACGGTTTCGATTATAAGGCAATTGAGAAAGCGATGAAAAGCAATCAGGACGGAAAAAAACTGCGTGGCGGCAGCACAATTTCGCAACAGACGGCAAAAAACGTATTCCTGTGGCAAGGCCGGTCCTGGTTACGGAAAGGCCTAGAAACTGTGTACACTTTCATCATCGAATTGGTTTGGGGCAAAGACGTGATCCTCGAGCGTTATCTCAATTCAATTGAAATGGGCCGTGGAGTTTTCGGCGTTGAAGCAGCAGCCGACTATTATTTCAATAAAAGCGCGAAAGACCTTACCAAAAGCGAGGCTGCGTGGATTGCCACCATTCTTCCAAACCCCAAAAAGCACGACCCGAAAAACCCGTCTGCGTATCTGCAGAAGAAGCACCGCTGGATTATGAGGCAAATGAATAACGTAAGCCTGAAATAA
- a CDS encoding MiaB family protein, possibly involved in tRNA or rRNA modification has protein sequence MQPHYMETLQPKTAAYHTLGCKLNFSETSTIARQLTGAGYQKVGFDDKADVYVINTCSVTENADRECKYHVKRAMKANPDGLVVILGCYAQLKPEEISAIEGVDLVLGAKEKFNILSYLGDLQKTANHGLIHSCEIDETDFFIGSYSIGDRTRAFLKVQDGCDYKCTYCTIPLARGISRSDTIENVVQNAAEIAAKGIKEIVLTGVNIGDYGKGEFGNKKHEHTFLDLISELDLVEGIERIRISSIEPNLLKDESIELVARSKRFVPHFHIPLQSGSDDLLKKMKRRYLTALYSERINKIRSVVPDACIGVDVIIGFPGETEEKFLETYRFLSDLPISYLHVFTYSERENTEAAAMDGAVPVPERKRRNKMLRILSEKKKMAFYQSQTGKTLPVLWEHENKNGLMYGFTENYVRVHKTFDPSSVNEIEFVTLRELHEDGSVSVDSAFSEFLAKV, from the coding sequence TTGCAGCCTCATTATATGGAAACTTTACAACCTAAAACCGCTGCCTATCACACGCTTGGCTGCAAACTGAATTTCTCCGAAACTTCCACCATTGCACGGCAGCTTACCGGCGCCGGCTACCAAAAGGTGGGCTTCGACGACAAAGCAGATGTATACGTCATCAATACGTGTTCGGTTACCGAAAATGCAGACCGCGAATGTAAATATCACGTTAAACGTGCGATGAAAGCCAATCCGGACGGTTTGGTAGTAATTCTTGGGTGTTATGCACAGCTGAAACCGGAAGAAATTTCGGCGATTGAAGGGGTAGATCTGGTTTTAGGAGCCAAAGAAAAATTCAATATTCTAAGTTATCTTGGAGATCTTCAGAAGACGGCCAATCATGGGCTGATACATTCATGCGAGATCGATGAAACCGATTTTTTTATCGGAAGTTATTCAATTGGCGACAGAACGCGCGCGTTTCTTAAAGTTCAGGACGGCTGCGACTATAAATGTACCTACTGCACGATCCCGCTTGCGCGTGGGATTTCGCGTTCAGATACCATTGAAAACGTCGTTCAGAATGCTGCAGAAATCGCGGCAAAAGGCATAAAAGAGATCGTACTAACCGGTGTAAATATTGGTGATTATGGTAAAGGTGAATTTGGAAATAAAAAGCACGAGCACACTTTTCTGGACCTGATTTCGGAACTTGACCTTGTGGAAGGTATCGAAAGAATCCGGATTTCTTCCATTGAACCTAACCTTCTCAAAGATGAAAGCATTGAGTTGGTCGCACGAAGCAAGCGCTTCGTGCCTCATTTTCATATCCCATTGCAGAGTGGCAGCGACGACTTATTAAAGAAAATGAAGCGCCGTTATCTTACGGCTCTATATTCCGAAAGGATCAATAAAATACGAAGCGTAGTGCCCGATGCATGTATCGGCGTGGATGTGATTATCGGCTTTCCGGGGGAAACTGAAGAGAAGTTCCTCGAAACCTATCGCTTTCTAAGTGATCTTCCAATTTCCTATCTGCACGTCTTCACCTATTCCGAAAGAGAAAATACAGAAGCAGCTGCAATGGATGGCGCAGTGCCGGTGCCGGAGCGAAAAAGACGCAACAAGATGCTGCGGATACTTTCGGAAAAGAAAAAGATGGCATTTTATCAGTCGCAAACCGGGAAAACGCTTCCTGTTCTTTGGGAACATGAGAATAAGAACGGATTGATGTACGGTTTTACCGAAAATTATGTGCGTGTGCACAAAACCTTCGATCCGTCATCGGTAAATGAGATTGAGTTTGTAACGCTGCGCGAATTACATGAAGACGGCAGTGTCTCGGTGGATTCGGCGTTCAGCGAGTTCTTAGCTAAGGTCTAG
- a CDS encoding Peptidase M23B, protein MNCLKFCNFATLNLNIMAFKNRMKNMITGKRKINLIMAVLLMVVFGQALFIGKLYSERDNKSYEVNLVKINTQRDSVDYLEMKNNLALVDHTVRELNDFLASKNLTDAKISTLAQDSISNAVYLAKQTNRYSQYLMDLQTKLQQVPLGVPTDGYISSNFGKRVNPIPPPNVMFASATPISKTTLAAKAVEKDSLGIVISSPVKNNSPEKTSAEKKPVIQFHKGMDFAVAYGTDVRAAAKGKVIFAGAKGGYGNCVIVAHGNGLATLYGHLSTISVKANDVINVNQVIAKSGNSGRSTGPHLHYEVHKNNTPVNPKLFLNL, encoded by the coding sequence TTGAATTGTCTGAAATTTTGTAATTTTGCAACCTTAAATTTAAACATAATGGCTTTTAAAAATAGAATGAAGAATATGATTACAGGGAAAAGAAAAATCAACCTTATCATGGCAGTACTTCTGATGGTTGTTTTCGGACAGGCACTGTTTATCGGAAAACTCTATTCAGAACGCGATAACAAATCATACGAGGTAAATTTGGTGAAAATCAACACCCAAAGAGACAGCGTAGATTATCTAGAGATGAAAAATAATCTGGCGCTCGTAGATCATACGGTTAGAGAGCTGAACGATTTTCTGGCCTCTAAAAATCTCACCGACGCTAAAATTTCAACGCTTGCGCAGGACAGTATTTCAAATGCTGTTTATCTAGCCAAGCAAACCAACCGTTACAGCCAATATCTGATGGATTTGCAGACCAAACTTCAACAGGTTCCGCTTGGTGTGCCTACTGATGGTTATATCTCTTCAAACTTTGGTAAGCGCGTAAATCCGATTCCGCCACCAAATGTGATGTTTGCTTCTGCAACGCCGATTTCAAAAACAACGTTGGCGGCTAAGGCTGTAGAAAAAGACAGTTTAGGAATTGTGATCAGTTCGCCTGTAAAGAATAATTCGCCGGAGAAAACTTCAGCTGAGAAGAAACCCGTAATACAGTTTCATAAGGGAATGGACTTCGCCGTGGCTTATGGAACCGATGTACGTGCTGCTGCGAAAGGAAAAGTAATCTTTGCGGGTGCGAAAGGCGGCTACGGAAACTGCGTAATTGTAGCACACGGCAATGGCTTAGCAACGCTGTATGGTCATCTTTCAACAATCAGCGTAAAAGCAAACGACGTTATAAATGTAAACCAGGTGATTGCCAAATCAGGAAATTCGGGACGTTCCACAGGGCCACATCTGCATTACGAAGTTCACAAAAACAACACGCCGGTTAACCCCAAACTATTTCTGAATTTGTAA
- a CDS encoding probable site-specific recombinase, whose translation MTPFYNRNKATFNTVLSKFFSFRNETKSLEPLSELMLHLRRTPFEEILDFLRGNADVAENFGFYINHLFEGKPFNLSLTEANIISENSFFPEFKKRLLDKVLPAVENENSVWVLVDTASVRPIKDLDYFRNLSEAQLDEFFILLGIDDFISRPKAKQELLFSLNILAWRVIGNAMDAEVVNMVPEYRKFDNPFLALQNEFDVLNENFAKDHGYFLHSRDMLYKQIKVYMGQCLDFVTLAFKNSEKYGISGKINQSLIKIRQQLNRMTDILNILVVDDKEDVLRNSKMLFFNILEYKTHKNNIRDLISDSTTLMSHLITNHTAETGMHYITSSKSDYVSMFLKASGGGIIVACLVVLKLFYGSLPGSDFSHAVLFAFNYAMGFIMIYLMNFSLATKQPAMTAATMAKVLSEGENTRENYIDFAHIVSKVFRSQFIAFMGNVLLSFPVALAIVYGLDVIFQQNFAAEKATKLLSDHDPFQSKAILHACIAGFFLFLSGIISGNVGNSSVYYNIPKRIAKNPLLNYFLGERTAQNMSDFYARNAAGIVSNFWFGIFLGVTGPIGIFLGLDLDIRHITFAAGNVALGFYGKGFEVNMYTVWISIITVFVIGFFNFAVSFGLSMLLAFRSRKINFHELREIYREIFRYFMKNPFRFFLPIRSELDGKTADMLNYKKATRSEDR comes from the coding sequence ATGACGCCTTTTTATAACCGAAACAAAGCTACTTTCAATACAGTACTTTCCAAATTTTTCAGTTTCCGGAATGAAACGAAATCCCTGGAACCGCTTTCGGAGCTCATGCTGCATCTCCGCCGAACCCCTTTTGAGGAAATTCTGGACTTTTTACGCGGGAATGCGGATGTGGCAGAGAATTTCGGCTTCTACATCAATCATTTATTCGAAGGAAAACCGTTTAATCTCTCGCTTACCGAAGCCAATATTATCTCGGAAAATTCTTTTTTTCCTGAGTTTAAGAAGCGGCTTCTGGATAAGGTTCTGCCCGCGGTAGAAAACGAAAATTCTGTATGGGTCCTCGTGGATACGGCGTCAGTGAGACCCATTAAAGACCTCGATTATTTCCGCAATCTCAGCGAAGCCCAGCTTGATGAGTTTTTTATACTTCTTGGCATCGACGATTTTATTTCGCGTCCGAAAGCCAAACAGGAGCTTCTGTTTTCGCTGAATATCCTTGCCTGGCGCGTGATCGGCAACGCCATGGATGCTGAAGTGGTGAATATGGTGCCCGAATACAGAAAGTTCGATAATCCGTTTCTGGCGTTGCAGAATGAATTCGATGTTCTGAATGAGAATTTCGCCAAAGACCACGGATACTTCCTGCATTCGCGCGATATGCTGTATAAACAGATCAAGGTTTATATGGGTCAGTGTCTTGATTTCGTGACACTTGCATTTAAAAATTCTGAGAAATATGGCATTTCGGGTAAGATTAATCAGTCGCTGATCAAAATCCGTCAGCAGCTGAACCGGATGACGGATATCCTGAATATTCTTGTAGTTGATGACAAAGAAGATGTTCTGCGTAATTCGAAGATGCTTTTTTTCAATATCCTCGAATACAAAACGCATAAAAATAACATCCGCGACCTTATTTCCGACAGCACCACGCTGATGTCTCACCTCATCACCAATCATACCGCTGAGACTGGAATGCACTATATCACCTCGTCTAAAAGCGATTATGTTTCGATGTTTCTTAAGGCCAGCGGCGGTGGAATTATCGTCGCGTGCCTTGTGGTTCTTAAGCTTTTTTATGGGTCGTTGCCGGGAAGCGATTTTTCGCACGCGGTTTTATTTGCCTTTAACTATGCGATGGGTTTCATTATGATTTATCTGATGAATTTCAGTCTTGCGACCAAGCAGCCTGCTATGACGGCAGCTACGATGGCAAAAGTGCTTTCAGAAGGCGAAAACACACGCGAGAATTATATAGATTTTGCGCATATTGTATCGAAGGTTTTTCGTTCGCAGTTTATCGCATTTATGGGAAATGTGCTGCTTTCGTTTCCGGTTGCGCTCGCAATTGTTTATGGTTTGGATGTAATCTTCCAGCAGAATTTTGCGGCCGAGAAGGCGACAAAACTTCTTAGCGACCACGATCCGTTCCAATCCAAAGCAATATTGCATGCGTGTATCGCGGGTTTTTTCCTGTTTTTATCGGGTATCATTTCGGGAAACGTAGGTAACAGCTCGGTATATTACAACATCCCGAAACGGATCGCGAAGAATCCGCTGCTTAATTATTTTTTAGGTGAAAGAACCGCGCAGAATATGTCTGATTTTTACGCCAGAAATGCTGCGGGAATCGTTTCGAATTTCTGGTTCGGGATTTTTCTGGGTGTTACAGGTCCGATTGGGATTTTTCTAGGACTTGATCTGGACATCCGTCACATTACTTTTGCGGCCGGAAATGTGGCGCTGGGCTTTTACGGTAAAGGATTTGAGGTGAATATGTACACCGTCTGGATTTCGATAATAACCGTATTCGTGATTGGTTTCTTCAATTTTGCTGTGAGTTTTGGTCTTTCAATGTTGCTGGCTTTCAGATCCAGAAAGATAAATTTCCATGAATTGAGAGAGATTTACCGTGAAATTTTCAGGTATTTTATGAAGAATCCTTTCCGCTTTTTCCTGCCGATCCGCTCGGAACTCGACGGCAAAACCGCCGATATGCTCAATTATAAAAAGGCTACGAGATCTGAAGATCGTTAA
- a CDS encoding DNA recombination and repair protein RecF — translation MVIQKLQLIQFKNHSQQTLEFSPQINCFVGNNGVGKTNVLDALHYLSVGKSFLGNTDLNNIQTDGDFFAIEGKIYDGEKENIIKIQMPRDAKKLIKKNDKSYDRMADHIGFLPSVIISPYDSNLISDSGESRRKFLDAMISQTDSDYLYNLIQYQKTIQQRNALLKSFAKNRYFDPENLEIYNEPLIRFGTAIFIKRTEFLDSILPLIQSYYSIISNGNEQVTVDYHSDLKTSSFEELLNENLDKDRVLTYTSKGIHKDDLVFEMNGNSLKRTGSQGQQKSFLIALKLSQMNRIKELTGKTPVLLLDDIFDKLDDSRVLQLIELVNREHFGQIFITDTNKERTESVVRKINEESKIFEI, via the coding sequence ATGGTTATCCAAAAACTTCAACTGATTCAATTTAAAAATCATTCCCAACAAACCCTCGAATTTTCGCCGCAAATCAACTGTTTCGTGGGCAACAACGGCGTGGGAAAAACCAATGTGCTGGATGCGCTTCATTATCTTTCTGTCGGGAAAAGTTTTTTGGGAAATACCGATCTTAATAATATCCAGACTGACGGCGATTTTTTCGCAATTGAAGGCAAAATTTACGATGGCGAAAAGGAAAACATCATTAAAATCCAGATGCCGCGCGACGCTAAAAAACTCATCAAGAAAAATGATAAATCCTACGACAGGATGGCCGATCACATCGGATTTTTGCCAAGCGTGATCATTTCGCCCTATGATTCGAACCTGATTTCAGATTCAGGCGAAAGCCGACGAAAATTTCTGGACGCGATGATCTCGCAAACCGATTCCGATTATTTATATAACCTTATTCAGTACCAAAAAACAATTCAGCAACGCAATGCTTTGCTTAAAAGTTTTGCTAAAAACAGATATTTCGATCCCGAAAACCTTGAGATTTACAACGAACCTCTGATCAGATTCGGCACCGCTATTTTCATAAAAAGAACGGAGTTTTTAGATTCCATTTTGCCTCTGATACAAAGCTATTACAGCATTATCTCGAACGGAAACGAACAGGTAACGGTGGATTATCATTCCGATTTGAAAACCAGCAGCTTTGAGGAACTTTTAAACGAAAATCTAGACAAAGACCGTGTCCTCACCTACACTTCAAAAGGAATTCACAAAGACGACCTTGTTTTCGAAATGAACGGAAACTCGCTTAAAAGAACCGGCAGCCAGGGACAGCAGAAATCGTTTTTAATTGCGCTGAAACTCTCGCAAATGAACCGCATTAAAGAACTTACGGGAAAAACGCCTGTGCTTCTGTTGGACGATATTTTCGATAAACTGGACGATTCCCGCGTTTTGCAATTAATAGAACTCGTGAACCGCGAGCATTTCGGCCAGATTTTCATCACCGATACTAATAAGGAACGGACTGAGAGTGTAGTTCGGAAAATTAATGAGGAATCGAAGATTTTTGAAATATGA